The segment GGTAATTCTTCGCCTTGATACGATCGCGTTGGCGCGTCAAATCCGCAGCTTGTGCCATCGGTGTGAATCACTTCATCTTCCCAAGGCAGGCGATACGATTCATTCACCAAGTCTTTCATGTAGGTGTAGGGGCAATCCTGTGCTCCGCCTTTCACCGCGACATAGCCGCGATGCCCAAATTGGTAAATATTGTTTTCGACGCTCCAGTGTCTCCGAGCTTCTCGCACCAGATCGGGACGCAATTCGGCTGTGATAATTTCATCCGGTCGATGGCTGCCCATCACTAAGGGCATTCCGTCGAAATTGACAAACATACCTTCGCCCATCGAGTCAAATGTGCCATCTGTGCCGCACATACACACAGATGCGGTGTAGATCAGATTACAAAACGCATTCGCCTGGTTGGTAATTTGCCAACTGTGGCGGATTGGAGCGGTATATCCTGCGGTACGAATCATGATTTCCGCACCCTTGTAAGCACATTCGCGCGCCATTTCTGGGAACATGCCGTCGTGGCAGATAATTAACGCAAGCGTGCTGCCATTCGGTCCTTCACAGACCGGAATTCCCAGATTTCCAGGTTCCCAAGGCTCAACCGGAACCCAAGGATGCAGTTTCCGGTAGTAGAGTTTCAATTCGCCTTGGTCGTCGATAATGATGCCGCTATTGTAGGGATTGCC is part of the Leptolyngbya boryana PCC 6306 genome and harbors:
- a CDS encoding formamidase: MSGLGGLNKSPKGVVLGLVQLQLPNVVTPDDLAAQTDRICQMVSKARRNMPSMDLVVFPEYSLHGLSMDTNPKIMCRIDGPEVQAFQAACRENRIWGCFSIMEYNPHGNPYNSGIIIDDQGELKLYYRKLHPWVPVEPWEPGNLGIPVCEGPNGSTLALIICHDGMFPEMARECAYKGAEIMIRTAGYTAPIRHSWQITNQANAFCNLIYTASVCMCGTDGTFDSMGEGMFVNFDGMPLVMGSHRPDEIITAELRPDLVREARRHWSVENNIYQFGHRGYVAVKGGAQDCPYTYMKDLVNESYRLPWEDEVIHTDGTSCGFDAPTRSYQGEELPTSVTRG